In Fulvia fulva chromosome 8, complete sequence, the DNA window AAGAAGAGTTCAAGAACTACTACCAGAAGCGACAGCAGCAGAGCGAGTGGTTCAGTCCCAGCTGGGCACGTCATCGAATGTCATGTATTGGGATCAAGGAGCAGCCAGCTTGGCAGTTTGACTTTGAGATCTCTAACAAGACTGCGCATCCTCTGCTGATAATTGGCAACACGCATGACACAGTGACTCCAATCGCCAATGCGAGGAAGGTGTCCACGCTGTTCCCTGGCTCGGTCATGCTTCAGCAAGATTCTGAGGGTCACTGTTCTCATGCTATGCCTTCGACATGTACTGCGAAGCATGTGCGCAGGTATTTCCAGGCTGGAGAGCTGCCGAAATTGGGCTCTGTCTGTCAGCCGGACTATATGCCTTTCATCGGTCAGAATCCGGAGACTCGGTCCACCTCGTCTGCTGATCCTGCCACCGACGAGCGACTGCGTCATGCACTGGAAACGCTATCTGAACCATGGCTAACAGTATGAGCTTGGTCTTGTGCTCAGAGCTTCCACGCTTTGATGCCCAGCGCACCATCGGCTTCCATTCAGGGAACGGGTACCCCTTCATAAATCGCACCCTTGCTGTGCCTCCGCTGCAGTGCCATCGTCATGATGACTGCTCTCGAACAGAAGCCACACCTTCTCACTCGCCCACGAGATCTTCGCGATTTGATATGGGAATACAGCTGCGCTGGCGTCGAAGTACGAGTGCAAAGGGAGCCAACAGCCATATCTTCGACAGGACGAAAGCTCGCATCGAGTATGACCGATAGTGCTCGGAACAGCGAGGTCAACACACAGTTCGAAGGACATCCGATTTTCAGAGTTCGTGTATGTCATAACTGACCGACAGCTCGTACTTTTGCGCACATGGCGATGCCCACGTTGCTCGCTGATTCGAACAAATACACGCCAACGTATAGTCAGCTCGAATGGGCATCACAGCACGAATGGCCACGGCCATTGATATCCATTCCTTCAAGCATGAGGTTCAACATGAAGATCTTTCGAACGACTTGGCGTACCAAGCCCTACTTGGCAACGCAACTTGACGCAGATCGAGGCTCATCTTTACCTATACCGAGACAGTAGGCGAGGAATATAGAGGGAAGAAGCGAAAGTCTCCGTCCGGTCCTTGGCTGCTGCTATACAGATGCGACCTCCCGGATTAGGCAAATTGCCTTGAAGGTTGTATGGTCAGGTCTGCGTATAATAGGACTACTCTCTGTCGTTACGTTGTCACTATTGATTCGCCCGATCACACAACACTTCTCGATTTTCACCACTTCAGACACACTACCGGAATGAAGGTTGGCGTCATTCATCAATCTAGCAGCATACATCAAAATAACCTACCCATCCGCAGCTCACCACCCTCACCACCACCCTCCTAACCCTCCTCACCACCACGACAACCGCCACCCCCACAACCTCCAAACGCTCCGGCACACCCCTCTCCCAATCCGAAGCCGCCCGCCGCCCCACCTCCGCCGGCATCACCTCCGTCTCCTCCGGCAGCTGCACAGACCGCACCAACAGTCGCTACACCTCCTACCAAGGTCTCCTCTCCGGCACCGTCTCCGGCGCCATCACCCTAAAGGGCGCCTGCAACTGCGAGTTGGTTATCACCGGCGGGACTGAGACCGGCCACGCTTCCGGGACGTACAGCCATGCCAATGGGTATAAGCTGGATTTCAGGAAGAATGCTGCGCTGAATGGGTATATCACCGGGAGTTTTGAGAGGATTGCGAATAGGGGGGATGGGTATCCGCAGTGGAGGGCGGCGAGTGGGAATGTTTATTGTGATGAGGGGGATCATTGGGATGTTTTGTATTATTAGATGAGATGTGGGTCTGGTGTGTGCGTACAACAATAAAGAATCAAGGACGGTACAACCGTATCATGCTCTCCCTCCTCTTGTATTTCCTCCCCACAGAACCGCTGTGTGACGAGCTAGAACCGTAGACATCACTAGTAGTAATCACAATGCACCACATCATCCAAAATCAACACCGTAAACAACTTCAACTCACTCGTAACACTGAACGTGACTCTACGCAACTTGCTGAAGCCCTTAAACTCCACAAACTTCATCGCCGCCGGTGCCACTCGACCAGGATCGTAAGCATGCTTCACCTGCTTTACTTGCTTCCCGCTCGCATCGTACCCAGTAACAGTGAGCTCACACGCCCTCGGCGTATCCCCCGCCTTTGGCGAGAGCGTAACGCAAGCGAAAGATACCGAGTTGAGATCGAAGGCCTTAGTCTTGTCCGCGGCTGTGATGGAGCTGGAGGGAAAGACGCCGTACTGGCCGAAATCGCGACAGGTCTCGAGGGGGCTGTTGCCGATGGCGTTGGGTTTCGATGGGGTGATGAGTGGGGATTTGGACACGTCCTAGGTAGCGAGAATTGTGAGAGGTGGTTGTAGTGATGTGTGGACAGAGGAAGAGCAGCTTACTCCGAGTCCGAAGCCTTGGTATTTGAGGCCGTGGTAGGTACCGGGTGAGTTGAGTTGCGGAAGATTGCCGTCGGCTTTGAGGTCGTCGAAGTAGGGGGTTCATTAGCATTGATTTTGTACCGGTGTGTGGTTGCAATGGAAGGAGAGGTGTACTCCATCTTTGGAGGGCGTGCACTCCCCAGAAGTGGTTGTTGCTGCGACGGTGAGTGTGAAGAGCGAGAAGAGGCTGTAGAGAGCCATAGTGAAGGCGATGCATTTCGAGTTGCTCTCAATGCTTCGAGGTTTTATATCATGAGCCAAGCATATAGTCGATCTGGTCACTATGCATCACATCCTGTAGCTTCTAGCCTACGAAGCCCGAGAGTCGCAATGAAGCCGAGAGCTTTTCGTCTTGATCTGACCATCTTCCACGTACGTACACATTACCATCAACGCCACAACCCTCCAGACTTCCCTATTGGAGCTAGTCCGAGGTTCTGCGAGAGACATGGGCTTGGCACATGGATCTAGCTGTGAGCCACCATGTGATCTAAGGTCCATATAAGACGTATAGAAAGCTAGCAGCCACGTCGTGGGTTGGTTGGCAGCATTCCATTACCATCAGACTCACTTGACTCATGCTTGGAGCTGCGTGTGTGACAAGCCACGCCGCTCGGAGTCGTTCGATTACTTTGTTTGGAGACGGCCACCTCTTCGCTCGTCGTCGAGAAGCTCCACGAGCTGCGGGGTGCTTCGCGCTGTCTCGCGCTGATAGATTGATGCGGTGATTGGTTGCTCTCGCGTCTGGTGGCATAACAAATGCGGCGTAAGATATATGGCAGATCGAGGCATGCTCAACTGCGTATCACATCGGCATCGCTCGACTCCTTCTTCAACCCGCCTTCTTACTCCTCCGACTCCCATCCTTCTTCTGCCCATCCTTCTTCCCCACCTTCTCCTTATACTCCTTCATCTGCTCCACCGCCTCCTCCTCATCCTTCCTCTCCTCCATCTCCTTCTTCACCCTCGTCCTCTCCGCAGCAGCCCTCTTCTCCGCCTCCTGCACCATCTGCTCACTATACTCCCAAAGCTTCTTCTGCACCACCTCATCCTCCACATCCTTCCTCAAGAAGTCCCGCTCCTTGCACTCTTTGATCAACACCCCGCCCTCACCTCTTGCAAACTTCTCCTCCATCGATGCGAACAGGAAGCTCTGCGCGCCCATCTCCGGTGCTTTGAGGAGGAGGAGCCAGAGCGGGTAGGTCATGAGGTAGAGGAGCAGGCCGATCAGCGAGCCGAAGCTCAACCATCGCCTTGTGCCAGGGGTTCGACAGAGTCCGGGATCCACTAGTATGACTTTGGCTATCATGGGCGCCTTGTCCGGTCTCTTGTACGAAGTCAAATGCTTCTGAAACGCCAGTGCAAACGTCGTCACAGCGAGTTTACTCGTCGCATACGCATTCCCAGCACTGAACTCCCTCTTCCCCTGCTCTTTCTTCCGACCACCAATCACACCCTCCAGATCCCCACCCATATAACTCCCACACGTCCCAAACAGCACCCTCACATCCCGATCCGGCGGCTGCGCTCGTAGTGCCGGGGAGAGAATGCTCAGCAGGTGGAAATTTGCCAGGTAATTCACCTGCCAATTCACCTCCACGCCCTCCATCGTACTCTCAATCTTGGCTCCCCTCGGCGTCAACGTACTCCCACACAGCACCAACATATCCAGCCTCCGCGGCGGCGCATTATCAACCCACCTCGTCGCAAACTGCCGCACACTCCACAGACTCCTCAAGTCCACCTGTTCCGCGGTAATCAACTCATTGTTCGTCTCATGCCTCATGTCCTCTATGAAATCCACAATAAACGGATCACTCAATGCGTGTTGGGTCAGCAAGACAATCTGCGCTCCTCTTGTCGCAAGGGCGCGGACCGTCGCCTCGCCGATGCCAGAGGTTCCGCCGGTGACGATGATGACTTTGCCGTGCATGTTGCGTTCGGAGAGGTTGCGGGCGCCTTGGAAGTAGGTTTTGACGAGCCAGAGGAGGAGGAGCCATGGGGCGAGTTTGAGGAGGCGGGTGAGGTAGGGGACGCTGTCGAGGCCGTCGAAGAGGGCTTGCGCGGCGATGTAGATGGCCATGGTGAGGGTGGTGGGTGCCCAGGTGGGGCGGTGTGGTGGTGGTGGAGAGTAGGTGGTGTTTTTGGAGAGAAAGTTGGGAGGTACGAAGTTGTTTGCGGAGTTAGGGGGGAGTTAAGATGGTTTCCTTCTGGCACTCGTTATTTTTATTCGACGACAACGATGTCAACTGCATCCGTTctgctcgaactatactCTATCGTGCTGGCTGTGCATGAATCGACTTGACCTGTTGTCCCACATTGCTGTACGATACACAGAAAATGAGCGAATGACTTCCTCACACTAGACGCTACCTACCTGTACCAACAGGCAATCATAATCCAATCGTCCATCCCTTCAAAGGCTGGCTGATGAGTTTAAAGATATTCACATGAAGGCGGTACTGAAGGTGATAATCAGATGTTCACATCAGGAGTACTGCCAAAGCTCATCGGCTTCCATAGGGTGATGGCGATGGCGTGAGATGAACTTAATACCAACGTCTTGTGCTGTTCGGCTCTGGTACATCTGTCACACGACAGGCGTCAAGACAAGTGTACATGTATCATCGACCATACGTACAACGGAGCATACAGCAGCACGGTATAATGACATGAGTCAATAACCAATGTTGGAGAGTGTCAGTTCTTTGGAAGCTCTTGTTCAATTTCTTCTTTACATAATCTTTCCTGTCATCATAGCTTCATGACGTAAATACATCGAAGAGCATCGCTCACCCCCCTTCCCATCATACGCTTAACCGAAGAGAGCATCACCCAGACGGATCGACACAGTCTTGGTCTGTGTGTAGTTGGCCAACGCATCCTCACCAAGCTCACGTCCAATACCGGACTCCTTGAAGCCACCGAATGGAAGCTGGTGGTGCAGAGTGTTGTAGGTGTTGACCCAGACGGTACCGGCGCGGAGAGCATTCGAGACCTCGATGGCGGTGTTGAGGTTCCTGGTGTGGACAGCGGCGGCGAGACCGTAGGTGGTGGCGTTACCGACCTTGATGGCGTCCTCCTTGGTCTTGAACTTGGAGATGGAGCACACTGGGCCGAAGATCTCCTCTTGCATGATCTTCATGTCCTCGGTGACGTTGGCGAAGATTGTTGGCTCGATGAAGTAACCCTTGTCACCCTTGCGGTTACCGCCGATCTCGACGGTGGCACCGGCGTCACGGCCTGCCTGGATGTAGCTGTGATAACGTTAGCTCGAGTACACACTGTGAGAGTATGGTATGGCTTACCCCATGATGCGGTCGAATTGCACCTGCGAGACTTGTGGGCCCTGGAAGGTGTCGGCGGCGAATGGGTCACCAACAACGTTCTTCTGTGCGCGCTCCTTGAATCGCTGCAAGAACTTGTCGTAAATGCCCTCCTGGACGTAGATACGCGAACCAGCACAGCAGCACTGGCCGTGGTTGAAGAAGATACCGAAGTTGACCCATGAGATGGCGTTGTCAATGTCAGCATCGTCGAAGACAATGTTGGGCGACTTGCCACCGAGCTCGAGGGTGACCTTCTTCAAGTTGGAGCCAGCGGCAGCCTTGAGGATGGTGCGTCCAGTGACGGTGGAACCGGTGAAAGCAACCTTGTCGATGTCCATGTGCGATGCAATGGCGGCACCGGCGACCTTTCCGAACCCAGAGATGACGTTGACGACACCTGGTGGGAAGCCGGCCTCCTTGATGAGGTTGGCGGCAACGTAGGCACCAAGAGGAGTCTGCTCAGCAGTCTTGATGACAACGGTGTTACCAGTGGCAACGGCTGGACCAATCTTCCATGCCCACATGAGGAGTGGGAAGTTCCATGGGATGATCTGACCGCACACAC includes these proteins:
- a CDS encoding Aldehyde dehydrogenase, encoding MSLSVQLETPSAGKYEQPTGLFINNEWVKPVSGKFFDVINPTDESVICQVAEADEKDVDIAVAAARKAFEGPWRQETPENRGKLLVKLAELFEKNLDLLASVEALDNGKAFNMAKVDIGMCAGCLRYYGGWADKIEGKVVDTTPDTFNYIKKEPIGVCGQIIPWNFPLLMWAWKIGPAVATGNTVVIKTAEQTPLGAYVAANLIKEAGFPPGVVNVISGFGKVAGAAIASHMDIDKVAFTGSTVTGRTILKAAAGSNLKKVTLELGGKSPNIVFDDADIDNAISWVNFGIFFNHGQCCCAGSRIYVQEGIYDKFLQRFKERAQKNVVGDPFAADTFQGPQVSQVQFDRIMGYIQAGRDAGATVEIGGNRKGDKGYFIEPTIFANVTEDMKIMQEEIFGPVCSISKFKTKEDAIKVGNATTYGLAAAVHTRNLNTAIEVSNALRAGTVWVNTYNTLHHQLPFGGFKESGIGRELGEDALANYTQTKTVSIRLGDALFG